In Cydia strobilella chromosome 6, ilCydStro3.1, whole genome shotgun sequence, one DNA window encodes the following:
- the LOC134742224 gene encoding zinc finger protein 821-like, which yields MGEDFSTSDCSWKKMVIAKANDEWISTIKSEQIDAHTAMNTSDFSMDAIQMPFGGVKEEPNMERSYQEYGDDGSSTGPEDPLMIEESSAAGRRRRKGSGPRSETEEERAARLAKMSAYAAQRLANETPEQRALRLKRMSEYAARRLAHESAEQRARRLARMSAYAARRLASETPEQRRTRLARMSAYAARRQALKKISNPAANSHPPIEPNFLQLNNDMNNQS from the coding sequence ATGGGTGAAGATTTTAGCACGTCCGATTGTTCTTGGAAGAAAATGGTAATAGCGAAAGCGAACGACGAGTGGATCTCTACAATAAAATCTGAACAGATCGATGCACACACAGCCATGAATACTTCGGATTTTAGTATGGACGCTATCCAAATGCCCTTCGGCGGCGTGAAGGAGGAGCCGAACATGGAGCGATCGTACCAGGAGTACGGGGACGACGGGTCATCGACGGGGCCAGAGGACCCGCTGATGATCGAAGAGTCGAGTGCCGCCGGTCGGCGCAGGAGAAAGGGCTCGGGGCCGAGAAGCGAAACAGAAGAGGAACGGGCTGCAAGGCTGGCCAAGATGTCGGCGTACGCTGCGCAGCGGCTCGCCAACGAGACGCCGGAGCAGCGTGCTTTGCGCCTCAAGCGCATGTCAGAGTACGCGGCGCGGCGGCTGGCGCACGAGAgcgccgagcagcgcgcgcggcgcctgGCGCGCATGTCGGCGTACGCCGCGCGGCGCCTCGCCAGCGAGACTCCCGAGCAGCGCCGCACGCGCCTGGCGCGGATGTCGGCCTACGCCGCGCGCCGACAGGCCCTCAAGAAAATCTCTAACCCTGCTGCTAACTCTCACCCCCCAATAGAGCCCAACTTTCTGCAGTTGAACAATGACATGAACAATCAAAGTTGA
- the LOC134742338 gene encoding E3 ubiquitin-protein ligase MGRN1, with the protein MGVLASRQNAGVEEADVVSNHAYKYPPRSGNYFGSHFIMGGERFDTPQPEAYLFGENADLNFLGSRPTPFPYPPPQSNEPTKTLKSLVNIRKESLRFVRCPEPVGKLVENNKIGDGMMKPVENGKGTYYNIEFTFDCDARIAITIFYFCTEEVTPTGVVYYPRDPAMTSQTYHYKKGANQQFCQLAHVFDPSRHADEELIYNADNEIIPVAIYCVVDEGQEEIRQSHTTIGIVEKHSDGTYVLKALKQKLFVDGLCYLLQEIYGIENKNLDTKPSSDEETEEGGSECVICMCDVRDTLILPCRHLCLCNSCADSLRYQANNCPICRAPFRALLQIRALQRATAPAPPASPPLVSERDTPSYCPAAISILWYQANDCPICRAPFRALLQVRALQRATAPAPPASPPLGSMENIPAGYEPVSLIEALNGPHPARAPPAPALAPAIASPDTDTASQAAEILNRCNLERSSSTSLGSALNNTHALTPEFRMSVLLAREQDGRRERAASPLLREPARVSPEAVNKSSLSLEYPAEASVHEPSSEDEGSAELALAEPEPAEEHAPDSDAERLSPLLTQPQAPLQPNGVSVVICSELALAEPEPPEEHAPDSDAERLSPLLTQPQAPLQPNGVGHLGARSRTRSPLPTLAHIDDPDPDVPASPRASSSAGSAGSPPAEDSDYFTPEDTATTILTVPKYKHAELKSNGPAAGDGTPQRWALPHRVTSLPGTPLSQSSVRSSGDSYSSTSSTRQLLAAAPLPADTAC; encoded by the exons ATGGGGGTTCTGGCCAGCAGGCAGAACGCTGGTGTTGAGGAGGCCGATGTCGTGTCGAATCATGCATACAAATATCCACCTCGCTCAG GTAACTACTTTGGCAGCCACTTCATCATGGGTGGCGAGAGATTTGACACTCCGCAGCCTGAAGCATACTTGTTTGGAGAAAATGCTGACTTGAACTTCCTGGGCAGCCGCCCAACTCCT TTCCCATACCCACCACCACAATCAAATGAACCGACCAAAACTCTCAAAAGCCTTGTAAACATCCGCAAAGAGTCACTCAGATTTGTCCGCTGCCCGGAGCCAGTGGGCAAGCTGGTGGAAAACAACAAGATCGGAGACGGCATGATGAAACCCGTGGAGAATGGGAAGGGGACGTATTATAATATAGAGTTTACTTTTGACTGTGATGCCAGGATTGCCATCACTATATTCTACTTCTGCACCGAGGAAGTTACTCCAACTGGTGTTGT GTACTACCCCCGTGACCCAGCCATGACCTCCCAAACATACCACTACAAGAAGGGCGCTAACCAGCAGTTCTGTCAGCTGGCACACGTGTTTGACCCCTCCCGACATGCTGACGAGGAATTAATATATAACGCAGACAATGAGATCATCCCCGTCGCTATATACTGCGTTGTTGACGAGGGACAAGAGG AAATCCGCCAATCGCACACTACGATAGGAATAGTGGAGAAACATTCAGACGGCACTTACGTACTGAAGGCGCTCAAACAGAAGCTGTTTGTGGACGGGCTGTGCTACCTGCTCCAGGAGATCTACGGCATCGAGAACAAGAATCTCGACACTAAG CCAAGCTCCGACGAAGAAACCGAAGAGGGCGGTTCAGAATGCGTCATCTGCATGTGCGACGTCCGCGACACCCTCATACTGCCCTGCCGCCATCTCTGTCTGTGCAACTCGTGTGCAGACTCTCTGCGGTACCAGGCGAATAATTGCCCGATCTGTAGAGCGCCGTTCAGGGCGTTACTGCAGATCAGGGCTTTACAGCGGGCCACCGCGCCCGCGCCTCCCGCGAGCCCACCACTGGTGAGTGAGAGAGACACGCCTTCATACTGCCCTGCCGCCATCTCT ATTCTGTGGTACCAGGCGAATGATTGCCCGATCTGTAGAGCGCCGTTCAGGGCGTTACTGCAGGTCAGGGCTTTACAGCGGGCCACCGCGCCCGCGCCCCCCGCGAGCCCCCCACTG GGGAGCATGGAAAACATCCCGGCAGGCTACGAGCCCGTGTCCCTCATAGAGGCGCTGAACGGGCCGCACCCCGCGCGCGCGCCCCCCGCACCCGCGCTCGCCCCCGCCATCGCCAGCCCCGACACCGACACCGCCTCGCAG GCGGCAGAGATCCTGAACCGCTGTAACCTCGAACGCAGCTCGTCCACCAGTCTCGGCAGCGCACTCAACAACACACATGCTCTCACACCAGAG TTCCGCATGTCGGTGCTGCTAGCGCGCGAGCAGGACGGGAGACGCGAGCGCGCCGCCAGCCCGCTGCTGCGCGAGCCCGCGAGGGTCAGCCCGGAGGCTGTCAATAAG TCATCCCTAAGCCTCGAATACCCCGCGGAAGCGTCCGTCCACGAACCGAGCTCCGAAGACGAGGGCTCCGCCGAACTAGCTCTCGCTGAACCCGAGCCGGCTGAAGAACACGCGCCTGATAGTGATGCCGAGCGACTGTCGCCTCTGTTGACACAGCCGCAAGCACCATTACAGCCTAACGGGGTAAGTGTTGTAATAT GTTCAGAACTAGCTCTCGCTGAACCCGAGCCGCCTGAAGAACACGCGCCTGATAGTGATGCCGAGCGACTGTCGCCTCTGTTGACACAGCCGCAAGCACCATTACAGCCTAACGGG GTGGGACACCTAGGCGCCCGTTCGCGCACGCGCTCTCCGCTGCCGACGCTCGCGCACATCGACGACCCCGACCCTGATGTGCCCGCCTCTCCCCGCGCAT CGAGCTCTGCGGGCTCGGCGGGGTCGCCGCCGGCCGAGGACTCGGACTATTTCACGCCGGAGGACACCGCCACCACCATTCTGACCGTGCCCAAGTACAAACACGCT GAGCTGAAGAGCAACGGGCCGGCGGCCGGCGACGGTACTCCGCAGCGCTGGGCGCTGCCGCATCGCGTCACTTCCTTGCCag GCACGCCGCTCTCGCAATCGTCAGTGCGCTCATCAGGCGACTCTTACAGCTCCACGTCGTCCACTCGCCAGCTGCTCGCGGCCGCGCCGCTGCCCGCCGACACCGCGTGCTAG